A stretch of the Trueperaceae bacterium genome encodes the following:
- a CDS encoding MerR family transcriptional regulator, which produces MNRGKYTVNEVEERTKVPGSTLRQWERRYGFPKPQRSESGYRLYSELDLGHIDAMKRHIAEGIPASRAAELVRGLMPMGGGARPVRQLQDELVAALVGLEEEGARRLLSEAHSLHPLDVVVLQLIPGSLRRLDELWQQGSVESAVLSYAAGYLQGRLLALADQAPLPRGAAAVAVAAAPDDRHELGAVTLMLMLRRAGLRAYYTGDALQLPDLAMFAQRLRPVAVLISATTDESLERLERDRGYLVGVAPLLGLGGGAFDRFPDAAEAVGGEYLGGDIAQALQRLRQRLHGQEAR; this is translated from the coding sequence ATGAACCGAGGCAAGTACACGGTCAACGAGGTAGAGGAACGTACCAAGGTGCCGGGCAGCACCTTGCGGCAGTGGGAGCGCCGCTACGGGTTCCCCAAGCCGCAACGTTCCGAGTCCGGATACCGGCTGTACAGCGAACTGGACCTCGGTCATATCGACGCCATGAAACGCCACATCGCCGAAGGCATCCCGGCGTCGAGAGCGGCCGAACTGGTGCGTGGCTTGATGCCCATGGGCGGAGGCGCGCGACCCGTCCGCCAGCTCCAGGACGAGCTCGTCGCGGCGCTCGTAGGTCTCGAGGAGGAGGGCGCGCGCCGACTCCTGAGCGAAGCCCACAGCCTGCACCCGCTCGACGTCGTGGTGCTGCAACTGATCCCTGGAAGCCTGCGGCGACTGGACGAACTGTGGCAGCAGGGCTCGGTCGAGTCAGCCGTGCTGAGCTACGCTGCGGGCTACCTTCAGGGGCGGCTCCTGGCGCTCGCAGACCAGGCTCCGCTGCCCCGTGGCGCGGCTGCGGTCGCGGTGGCCGCCGCACCCGATGATCGTCACGAACTCGGCGCGGTCACGCTCATGCTGATGCTGCGCCGTGCCGGCCTGCGCGCCTACTACACCGGGGACGCTCTGCAGCTGCCCGACCTGGCGATGTTCGCGCAGCGGCTCCGCCCAGTTGCGGTGCTGATCTCGGCCACCACCGATGAGTCACTGGAACGGCTGGAGCGCGACCGCGGCTATCTGGTTGGCGTGGCGCCGCTCCTCGGCCTCGGCGGAGGGGCTTTCGACCGTTTCCCGGACGCCGCCGAGGCCGTGGGCGGCGAGTACCTGGGCGGCGACATCGCCCAGGCGCTCCAGCGGCTGCGCCAGCGCCTTCACGGCCAGGAGGCGCGATGA
- a CDS encoding Crp/Fnr family transcriptional regulator, whose translation MHEYPSLVWHLKNTQLFEDLSEEELEQLSRITPYKRFAAGEIIYHMEDPADALYFIRDGMVKISMYFPNGKEMILGLLGQYDIFGELLLLPSERRPNQAEAVVDTTLIVMPESDFQKLLAQQPHIAMKFIQVMSTRLWQAQQWQAEVGAFDAPGRLANLLLRLAQDFGAPGDRGTVIDLNLTQQDLAKMIGATRETVSHCLARLLEYGAVRRRRAPITVNTEKLQQFLDEASD comes from the coding sequence ATGCATGAGTATCCGAGTCTGGTCTGGCACCTGAAGAACACGCAGCTGTTCGAGGATCTGTCCGAGGAGGAACTCGAGCAGCTTTCACGAATTACGCCCTACAAGCGGTTCGCAGCCGGCGAGATCATCTATCACATGGAGGATCCGGCCGACGCGCTCTACTTCATCCGCGACGGCATGGTGAAGATCTCCATGTACTTCCCCAACGGCAAGGAGATGATCCTGGGCCTGCTGGGCCAGTACGACATCTTCGGCGAGCTGTTGCTGCTTCCTTCGGAGCGGCGTCCGAATCAGGCGGAAGCGGTCGTCGACACCACCCTGATCGTCATGCCCGAGAGCGACTTCCAGAAGCTACTGGCGCAGCAGCCGCACATCGCGATGAAGTTCATCCAGGTGATGTCCACCAGGCTGTGGCAGGCCCAGCAGTGGCAGGCCGAGGTAGGCGCGTTCGACGCTCCCGGTCGCCTCGCCAACCTGCTCCTGCGACTCGCTCAGGATTTCGGCGCCCCCGGCGATCGCGGCACGGTCATAGATCTGAACCTCACCCAGCAGGACCTGGCGAAGATGATCGGCGCCACTCGCGAGACGGTTAGCCACTGCTTAGCACGGCTCCTCGAGTACGGCGCGGTCCGGCGCAGGCGCGCCCCGATCACCGTCAACACCGAGAAGCTGCAGCAGTTCCTGGACGAAGCGAGCGACTGA
- the acpS gene encoding holo-ACP synthase → MIVSVGLDVIELVRIKRIWQRHPKRFLYRHFTPEEITFCRSKADPLPSIAARFAAKEAFQKCWFENHGWQDVWVVREGMKPKLAFAPDIARVIEEQGLVVHLSLTHSRDHAAAVVVLEKP, encoded by the coding sequence TTGATAGTCTCCGTGGGCCTCGACGTCATCGAGCTGGTGCGCATCAAGAGGATCTGGCAGCGCCACCCCAAGCGCTTCCTCTACCGGCACTTCACCCCCGAGGAGATCACCTTCTGCCGCTCCAAGGCCGACCCGCTCCCCTCGATCGCGGCGCGCTTCGCAGCCAAGGAAGCTTTCCAGAAGTGCTGGTTCGAGAACCACGGGTGGCAGGACGTTTGGGTGGTGCGGGAGGGGATGAAGCCCAAGCTGGCGTTCGCACCCGACATCGCCAGGGTGATCGAGGAGCAGGGGCTGGTCGTGCACCTCTCGTTGACCCACTCGCGCGACCATGCCGCCGCGGTAGTGGTCCTGGAGAAACCGTAG
- a CDS encoding AAA family ATPase: MSSQLIVVFGLPGSGKSTLAERLAKRLGATALSSDVLRAELGLKGDYRMETISEVYRVMLKRAGAALESGGTVIVDGSFSNHRFREQAAAAARAAGADLVLIHMVANEETTLERVGRKRKLSEAGPEAYALLKERFRAVEGEHLRLDSSETPVWRLVRQAEEYVASRRARSAKVNLLG, from the coding sequence GTGTCTAGCCAGTTGATCGTGGTGTTCGGCCTCCCGGGCTCGGGCAAGAGCACTCTGGCCGAGCGTCTGGCGAAGCGGCTGGGCGCCACCGCCCTGAGCAGCGACGTGCTCAGGGCGGAGCTGGGGCTCAAAGGCGACTACCGGATGGAGACCATCAGCGAGGTCTACCGGGTGATGCTGAAGCGTGCCGGCGCGGCGTTGGAGAGTGGGGGAACGGTGATCGTCGACGGTTCGTTCAGCAATCACCGCTTCCGGGAGCAGGCCGCTGCCGCGGCCAGGGCGGCGGGAGCCGACCTGGTCCTCATCCATATGGTCGCCAACGAAGAGACGACACTGGAGAGGGTCGGCCGCAAGCGCAAGCTGAGCGAGGCCGGACCCGAAGCGTACGCCCTGCTGAAGGAGCGGTTCCGGGCGGTGGAGGGCGAGCACCTGAGGCTCGATTCGAGCGAGACGCCTGTATGGAGGCTCGTCCGGCAGGCCGAGGAGTACGTCGCCAGCCGGCGTGCCCGCTCGGCGAAAGTGAACCTACTGGGGTGA
- a CDS encoding M20/M25/M40 family metallo-hydrolase has protein sequence MSGSGSGQSVREDGHPVAEDLLGRLLIEICQTPAPTFEEERRAALVTRMWREAGLEPTSDGVGNVVAEVPGGEGPRVLLAAHLDTVFSAEVDVTVRRQGTRWSAPGIGDNSASLALLTYLLRERRSAGLRLPRITAAATVGEEGLGDLRGARSLVEERGDEFDFVVAIDGHLSTIVDVAVGSKRFRVELTAQGGHSWGDFPAPSAVHALGAMVASLEALKVSRQPRSSYNIGQVWGGTGVNAIAQRAGFNLDLRSVDSSALDELERDALARFHKAARRHRVDVTIEKVGDRPAATVDNRRLVSMAQEALAAVSIEGGAAASSTDANVAMAAGIPAIAFGVYAGGDAHRMSEWLERPSLEVGYRALTGLLARLAGEPGQE, from the coding sequence GTGAGCGGTTCGGGGAGCGGTCAGAGCGTAAGGGAGGACGGGCATCCGGTCGCCGAGGACCTGCTGGGCCGGCTCCTGATCGAGATCTGCCAGACCCCTGCGCCTACCTTCGAAGAGGAGCGGCGGGCAGCGCTAGTGACTCGCATGTGGCGGGAGGCGGGCCTCGAACCGACCAGCGATGGGGTGGGCAACGTAGTCGCCGAGGTGCCGGGGGGCGAAGGCCCGCGGGTGCTCCTGGCAGCGCATCTCGACACCGTGTTCTCTGCCGAGGTGGATGTGACGGTGAGGAGGCAGGGAACGCGCTGGAGCGCCCCCGGCATCGGCGACAACAGCGCCAGCCTCGCCCTGCTCACCTACCTGCTGCGCGAGCGACGAAGCGCCGGTTTGCGGTTGCCGAGGATCACGGCGGCGGCCACGGTCGGAGAGGAGGGCCTGGGCGACCTGAGGGGCGCCCGTTCGCTCGTCGAGGAGCGCGGCGACGAGTTCGACTTCGTGGTGGCGATCGACGGCCACCTGAGCACGATCGTCGACGTGGCGGTGGGCTCGAAGCGGTTCCGGGTCGAGCTGACGGCTCAGGGGGGCCACTCCTGGGGCGACTTCCCGGCACCCAGCGCGGTCCACGCGCTAGGGGCGATGGTGGCCTCTCTCGAGGCGCTCAAGGTGTCCCGGCAACCCCGCTCGTCGTACAACATCGGCCAGGTCTGGGGCGGCACGGGCGTCAACGCCATAGCCCAGCGAGCCGGTTTCAACCTCGACCTGCGGAGCGTCGACTCGAGCGCGCTGGACGAACTCGAACGGGACGCTCTCGCACGCTTCCACAAAGCGGCCCGGCGGCACCGCGTAGACGTCACGATCGAGAAGGTAGGGGACAGGCCGGCTGCCACCGTCGACAACCGGCGCCTGGTCTCCATGGCTCAGGAGGCGCTGGCCGCGGTATCGATCGAGGGGGGTGCGGCCGCCAGCTCGACGGACGCGAATGTAGCGATGGCGGCCGGCATCCCGGCGATCGCGTTCGGCGTCTACGCGGGTGGGGACGCCCACCGCATGAGCGAGTGGCTGGAACGACCATCGCTGGAGGTGGGTTACCGAGCGCTCACCGGGCTGCTGGCCCGCCTGGCCGGCGAGCCCGGCCAAGAGTAG
- the rpiA gene encoding ribose-5-phosphate isomerase RpiA, which translates to MTETAAAPEAQKRAAALAALDLVENDTVVGLGTGSTARYLIEELGSRLETGLLSGVRGVATSRTSEELASACGIPLVELPAEEIPLAIDGMDEVDDRLRAIKGLGGALTREKVVASAAQRFVLIGDASKLVVQLARATPIPVEVLEFGRNRTERLLERLGLEPRLRLRKGQPFTSDNGNPVLDCSVVATTDLEGLAAEIKALPGVVEHGLFLEQASLAIVAGEDRVTELRRA; encoded by the coding sequence GTGACCGAGACCGCCGCCGCTCCCGAAGCACAGAAACGGGCGGCCGCGCTGGCCGCCCTCGACCTGGTCGAGAACGACACGGTCGTCGGGCTGGGTACCGGGAGCACGGCCCGCTACCTCATCGAGGAGTTGGGCAGCAGACTCGAGACGGGGCTTCTGAGCGGGGTGCGCGGAGTCGCCACTTCACGGACGAGCGAGGAGCTGGCGAGCGCCTGTGGCATCCCGCTGGTGGAGCTACCCGCCGAAGAAATACCATTGGCGATCGACGGGATGGACGAAGTCGACGACCGGCTGCGCGCGATAAAGGGCCTGGGTGGAGCGTTGACACGCGAGAAGGTGGTGGCTTCGGCGGCCCAACGGTTCGTGCTCATCGGCGACGCGAGCAAGCTCGTCGTACAGCTGGCGCGAGCTACGCCGATACCCGTGGAGGTCCTGGAGTTCGGGCGAAACCGCACCGAGCGCCTGCTCGAACGGCTCGGGCTCGAGCCGCGGCTGAGGCTCCGCAAGGGACAGCCGTTCACCTCCGACAACGGCAATCCGGTGCTCGACTGTTCGGTCGTCGCGACTACCGACCTGGAGGGCCTGGCTGCGGAGATCAAGGCGCTGCCGGGTGTCGTCGAGCATGGTCTCTTCCTCGAGCAGGCGAGTCTCGCGATCGTTGCCGGCGAGGACAGGGTCACGGAGTTGCGGCGCGCGTGA
- a CDS encoding Maf family protein, which translates to MRPRPPSLPRLILASGSPRRRELLRGMGLEFDVRPADIDETPLAGEAPEQLVSRLGAAKAEAVAAASEAALVIAADTVVVLDHEILGKPSGEAENREYLARLSGRVHEVLTGHALRFRGSRAERVVSTRVRFRRLSDAEMDRYAATGEGLDKAGGYAIQGRGSALVPHIDGCYFNVVGMSVATVVELASQLGVELV; encoded by the coding sequence GTGCGCCCCCGACCTCCAAGCTTGCCTCGCCTGATCCTCGCCAGCGGCTCGCCCCGTCGACGGGAGCTACTGCGCGGTATGGGCCTGGAGTTCGACGTGCGGCCGGCCGACATCGACGAGACGCCGCTGGCCGGTGAGGCGCCCGAGCAGCTCGTGTCGCGTCTGGGCGCCGCAAAGGCCGAGGCCGTGGCGGCCGCTTCCGAAGCCGCCCTCGTGATAGCGGCCGACACCGTCGTGGTACTGGACCATGAGATCCTGGGCAAACCTTCCGGCGAAGCCGAGAACCGCGAGTACCTGGCTCGGCTCTCGGGCAGGGTACACGAGGTCTTGACGGGCCACGCCCTGCGCTTCAGGGGCAGCCGGGCCGAGCGGGTGGTCTCTACCCGAGTGCGATTCCGCCGCCTATCGGATGCCGAGATGGACCGTTACGCGGCGACCGGCGAGGGGCTCGACAAGGCCGGCGGCTACGCCATCCAGGGCCGAGGCTCGGCGTTGGTGCCGCACATCGACGGCTGCTACTTCAACGTCGTCGGCATGTCGGTGGCCACCGTGGTGGAGTTGGCCAGCCAACTGGGGGTGGAGCTTGTCTAG
- a CDS encoding helix-turn-helix domain-containing protein: MFNEIGGQQDQAPVEGMLEAPTQTLSFQRKQTLYHSGDAAQSVFRVRDGLIRITRMTPEGRVLTVRHVMPGDFFGEEAFMHGQREEIAEALTNAQIEAIDPEMINHSDLMTITQSLSKQMQRLMDYEYHLQTGDLRQRVARYLIKLADTPLAAKDEAGRFVISATHELIAEGTASTRESVSKIITELRSEGLIESGYRSITLLDSLELQAIADGF; encoded by the coding sequence ATGTTCAACGAAATCGGGGGGCAACAGGATCAGGCGCCGGTCGAGGGGATGCTGGAGGCGCCAACGCAAACGCTGAGCTTCCAACGGAAGCAGACGCTCTATCACAGCGGCGATGCGGCGCAATCGGTGTTCCGCGTCCGTGACGGTCTGATCCGAATCACGAGGATGACGCCCGAGGGGCGGGTCCTGACGGTACGCCACGTCATGCCGGGGGACTTCTTCGGTGAGGAGGCATTCATGCACGGTCAACGCGAGGAGATAGCCGAGGCCCTCACCAACGCCCAGATCGAGGCGATCGATCCAGAGATGATCAACCACTCCGACCTCATGACCATTACCCAGTCGCTCTCCAAGCAGATGCAGCGGCTGATGGATTACGAGTATCACCTGCAGACCGGCGACCTGCGGCAGCGGGTGGCGCGGTACCTGATAAAGCTGGCCGATACGCCGCTCGCTGCCAAGGACGAGGCCGGCAGGTTCGTGATCTCGGCTACTCACGAGCTGATCGCCGAGGGCACCGCGAGCACTCGCGAGAGCGTGTCGAAGATCATCACCGAGTTGCGCTCCGAAGGGTTGATCGAGTCCGGCTACAGGAGCATCACCCTGCTCGACTCCCTCGAGCTGCAGGCGATCGCGGACGGCTTCTAG
- a CDS encoding putative dsRNA-binding protein, with protein sequence MAHPKGLLMERLRKQGLSPEFRTANTGPDHEPTFLTDVVVNGEVLGTGQGGNKRESERLAAEEALAYLDRNPLGLEEVAPTKESGAKSKKGARAEGRNQSDRGDAKKKGDEAEGQKKAARGDGQTQSAKATGQKQSGRKGVTSDGPARDREEPRSADGPAADRFEGPWPVFEHLLAGVVEVAGARVDQDLEGEEARVAVRDFTLELYKELLEDLGDIVDVEDEE encoded by the coding sequence ATGGCACATCCGAAGGGGCTGCTGATGGAGCGGCTCAGGAAGCAGGGCCTCTCGCCCGAGTTCCGTACTGCCAACACGGGGCCGGATCACGAACCGACTTTCCTCACCGACGTCGTTGTCAACGGCGAAGTCCTCGGGACCGGCCAGGGGGGCAACAAGCGGGAGTCCGAGCGACTCGCGGCCGAGGAGGCGTTGGCATACCTCGACCGCAACCCGCTCGGGCTGGAAGAGGTGGCGCCGACCAAGGAGTCAGGCGCGAAGTCGAAGAAGGGCGCCAGGGCCGAGGGCCGCAATCAGAGCGACCGAGGCGACGCGAAGAAGAAGGGTGACGAAGCCGAGGGGCAGAAGAAGGCCGCGCGAGGCGACGGACAGACGCAGAGCGCCAAGGCCACCGGGCAGAAGCAGAGCGGCCGGAAGGGCGTGACCAGCGACGGCCCGGCGAGGGACCGAGAGGAGCCTCGGTCGGCGGATGGGCCGGCGGCCGACCGCTTCGAGGGGCCGTGGCCGGTTTTCGAGCATCTCCTCGCCGGAGTCGTCGAGGTCGCCGGCGCGAGGGTGGACCAGGATCTCGAAGGGGAGGAGGCGCGCGTCGCCGTGCGCGACTTCACCCTCGAGCTCTACAAGGAGCTGCTAGAGGACCTGGGCGACATCGTCGACGTGGAGGACGAGGAGTAG
- a CDS encoding sodium:proton antiporter translates to MATLFESHISLTIAVIVALGGAAQWVAWRAKLPAILPLLTIGFVIGPLLGWIRPDMMVPSGLLYPAISLAVGLILFEGGLTLRIPEVKEIRTVVMRLVTIGALVTWIGGTLAAYLLTDLSLPLSFLFGSLIIVTGPTVIGPLLRIVRPQARVANVLRWEGITIDVLGAMVAVLVFEFVLIGTANEALGQTILLFLEFVLFGTICGVVGGFALTALLRLRAIPDYLINVVALGAVFLVFSVSSALGPESGLLAVVLMGVIVGNSGVPNIHDLLSFKEDLTILFINVLFIALAANIDLPAFVGVLTLSGFSLLAVVMLVLRPLDVFVSTWRTGLRRNEKIYLSWIGPRGIVAASVSSLFAARLEASGFGGAQTLVSLVFLVIVGTVLLNSVTARPLGRLLGVADPDPQGFLILGAHSAARRIAKLLREYDVPVLLADTNWSNVAAARGEGLNAYYGSLLSDRSDDEVRLGGIGRLLALTSNDEANALTALKYAREFGSQDVYQLEPSREASERNRLGGGSRARVLFFRGVPYRELSRLVENGRFVTTEVDEAFDFDELSREYGSEVLPMFVINGKKVRVLVNDGQPPEAGSTVVSLAPKEAAAAA, encoded by the coding sequence ATGGCGACGCTCTTCGAGAGCCACATCTCCCTGACCATCGCCGTGATCGTCGCCTTGGGAGGGGCCGCACAGTGGGTGGCGTGGCGCGCCAAGCTGCCGGCGATACTTCCACTCCTGACGATCGGTTTCGTCATCGGGCCGCTGCTGGGCTGGATCCGGCCCGACATGATGGTCCCCTCGGGACTCCTCTACCCGGCGATCTCGCTCGCGGTCGGGCTCATCCTCTTCGAGGGCGGGCTTACCCTGCGGATCCCCGAGGTGAAGGAGATCCGGACCGTGGTCATGCGACTGGTGACGATCGGCGCCCTGGTAACGTGGATCGGCGGCACACTGGCCGCCTACCTGCTCACCGACCTGTCTCTGCCGCTCTCGTTCCTCTTCGGATCCCTCATCATCGTCACCGGCCCCACGGTCATCGGGCCGCTGCTGCGGATCGTACGTCCACAGGCGCGAGTAGCCAACGTCCTGAGGTGGGAAGGCATCACCATCGACGTGCTCGGCGCGATGGTAGCCGTCCTGGTCTTCGAGTTCGTACTCATCGGCACAGCCAATGAAGCCCTGGGGCAAACGATCCTCCTCTTCCTGGAGTTCGTCCTCTTCGGCACCATCTGCGGAGTAGTGGGTGGATTCGCCCTCACCGCCCTGCTGCGGTTGCGGGCGATCCCCGACTACCTGATCAACGTGGTCGCGCTGGGCGCGGTATTCCTGGTCTTCAGCGTCTCCAGCGCCCTGGGGCCCGAGTCGGGCCTGCTTGCCGTCGTGCTGATGGGGGTCATAGTCGGCAACAGCGGCGTCCCCAACATCCACGACCTGCTGTCGTTCAAGGAGGATCTCACGATCCTCTTCATCAACGTCCTGTTCATCGCCCTGGCCGCGAATATCGACCTGCCGGCGTTCGTAGGCGTGCTGACCCTCTCCGGCTTCTCGCTGCTTGCCGTGGTGATGCTGGTCCTGCGGCCCCTCGACGTCTTCGTCTCGACCTGGCGAACCGGCCTCCGGCGCAACGAGAAGATCTACCTCTCCTGGATCGGTCCCCGCGGCATCGTGGCCGCCTCGGTAAGCTCCCTGTTCGCCGCACGGCTCGAGGCGAGCGGTTTCGGCGGGGCCCAGACGCTCGTCTCACTCGTGTTCCTCGTGATCGTTGGCACGGTGCTCCTGAACAGCGTCACCGCCAGACCGCTCGGCAGGCTGCTCGGGGTCGCCGACCCCGATCCGCAGGGGTTCCTGATCCTGGGCGCCCATTCGGCGGCCAGACGGATCGCGAAGCTCCTGCGTGAGTACGACGTGCCAGTCCTGTTGGCCGACACCAACTGGAGCAACGTGGCGGCGGCCCGGGGCGAGGGGCTCAACGCCTACTACGGCAGCCTCCTCTCCGATCGAAGCGACGACGAGGTGCGCCTGGGGGGGATCGGCCGGTTGCTGGCCCTCACCTCGAACGACGAGGCCAACGCCCTCACCGCCCTGAAGTACGCGCGCGAGTTCGGCTCGCAGGACGTCTACCAGCTCGAGCCGAGTCGCGAGGCCTCGGAACGGAACCGCCTCGGGGGCGGGAGCCGTGCTCGGGTGCTCTTCTTCCGTGGGGTGCCGTACCGGGAGCTGAGCAGGCTGGTGGAGAACGGTCGCTTCGTGACTACGGAGGTCGACGAAGCCTTCGACTTCGACGAGTTGAGCCGGGAGTACGGCAGCGAGGTCCTACCGATGTTCGTCATCAACGGCAAGAAGGTGCGGGTGCTGGTCAACGACGGGCAGCCGCCTGAAGCAGGCAGCACGGTGGTGTCACTGGCGCCCAAGGAAGCGGCAGCGGCGGCCTGA
- the mreC gene encoding rod shape-determining protein MreC — protein sequence MSSLFRAWYVFVGLGLLTFVLTALVGQLPADLSAAVSLPHDMLYRPGVKFRSALAALADRSDLRARVEQLSEETARLEQLNRELALQVEQLQEVVQIRENQSPGVETTAPVIGVSSGSVLQRLTLGKGRVDGIVADMPVTAPQGLVGLVTEVGRSTSSVRLVSDIESRVGVTVRGRGGQGIAIGEVGGRIRVIDFIERDPVSVGDLVETSSYGGLFPRGVLLGEVVEVLPKDPNELRQSFLVQPAVDFSTLLEVALISPQ from the coding sequence TTGTCTAGCCTCTTCCGCGCCTGGTACGTGTTCGTGGGCCTCGGCCTGCTCACCTTCGTGCTTACCGCTCTGGTTGGCCAGTTGCCGGCCGACCTCAGCGCCGCAGTCTCGTTGCCGCACGACATGCTCTATCGTCCCGGGGTGAAGTTCCGCTCGGCGCTCGCGGCGCTGGCAGACCGCAGCGACCTTCGGGCGAGGGTCGAGCAGCTCAGCGAGGAGACGGCGAGGCTGGAGCAGCTGAACCGGGAGTTGGCGCTGCAGGTGGAGCAGCTTCAGGAAGTGGTCCAGATCAGGGAGAATCAGTCGCCTGGGGTCGAAACCACGGCGCCGGTGATCGGGGTGTCGAGCGGTTCGGTGTTGCAGCGACTGACGCTGGGCAAGGGGAGGGTGGACGGGATAGTCGCCGACATGCCGGTGACCGCGCCGCAAGGTCTGGTGGGGCTGGTAACCGAGGTCGGTCGTAGCACCTCCTCGGTGCGGCTCGTAAGCGACATCGAATCGAGGGTCGGCGTCACCGTTCGCGGTCGCGGCGGCCAAGGCATCGCCATCGGCGAGGTGGGCGGCAGGATCCGGGTCATCGACTTCATCGAACGCGACCCGGTGAGCGTGGGCGACCTGGTCGAGACGAGCTCTTACGGAGGTCTCTTCCCGCGCGGGGTGCTGTTGGGTGAGGTCGTGGAAGTGCTGCCCAAGGACCCCAACGAACTGCGTCAGAGCTTCCTCGTCCAGCCGGCGGTCGACTTCTCGACCCTGCTCGAGGTCGCCCTCATCTCACCCCAGTAG
- the rnhA gene encoding ribonuclease HI, protein MARKHVIIYTDGSCETQTGDGGWGFLLVYGDVRRRASGFEANTTNNRMELTGAVRALEALSEPCRATIVTDSQYLKKAFTDGWLDKWLRNGWRTAGKQPVKNQDLWQRLLELTKIHEVRWEWTRGHAGHAENEAVDDLALTARRSRKGLDETYRSQNGR, encoded by the coding sequence ATGGCTCGCAAGCACGTCATCATCTACACCGACGGCTCCTGCGAAACGCAGACGGGCGACGGCGGCTGGGGATTCCTGCTCGTCTACGGCGACGTCAGACGACGCGCCAGCGGCTTCGAGGCGAACACCACCAACAACCGGATGGAGTTGACCGGGGCGGTCCGGGCTCTCGAAGCGCTTTCGGAACCGTGTCGCGCGACGATCGTTACCGACAGCCAGTACCTCAAGAAGGCATTCACCGATGGCTGGTTGGACAAGTGGCTACGGAACGGTTGGCGCACCGCCGGCAAACAGCCTGTCAAGAATCAGGACCTGTGGCAACGTCTGCTCGAGCTCACCAAGATCCACGAAGTGCGCTGGGAGTGGACCCGCGGGCACGCCGGTCATGCCGAGAACGAGGCGGTCGACGACCTGGCGCTTACGGCCAGGCGGAGCCGCAAGGGGCTAGATGAGACCTACCGGAGCCAGAACGGTCGCTAG
- a CDS encoding peroxiredoxin, giving the protein MPTEVSSGEAAPTFEKESTHGVQRLEDYRGQWVVLYFYPKDETPGCTAEACDFRDALPGMDAVVLGVSPDPLESHRQFQENHSLPFPLITDEDHSLAEAYGAWGEKQIYGQTVVGVIRSTFIIDPQGRIAEAMRNVKATGHVERVRKRLAVLQK; this is encoded by the coding sequence ATGCCAACGGAAGTGTCGAGCGGCGAGGCCGCACCAACGTTCGAGAAGGAGTCGACGCACGGGGTCCAGCGTCTCGAGGATTACCGGGGCCAGTGGGTCGTCCTCTACTTCTACCCGAAAGACGAGACGCCGGGCTGCACCGCCGAGGCTTGCGATTTCCGTGACGCCCTGCCCGGGATGGACGCGGTAGTCCTGGGCGTCTCCCCTGATCCCCTCGAGAGCCACCGGCAGTTCCAGGAGAACCACAGCCTTCCCTTCCCGCTGATAACCGACGAAGACCACTCCCTGGCCGAGGCTTACGGCGCCTGGGGCGAGAAGCAGATCTACGGCCAGACGGTAGTGGGCGTTATTCGCTCCACATTCATCATCGATCCCCAGGGTCGGATCGCCGAAGCGATGCGCAACGTCAAGGCTACGGGCCATGTCGAGCGGGTGCGCAAGCGGTTGGCAGTCCTGCAGAAGTGA
- a CDS encoding response regulator transcription factor produces the protein MTRLLLCDDHAMFRQGVRSILETEEGLRIAGEAATGREAVRHALQVKPDVILMDIQMPELDGVAATKEILGEWPAAKVIILTMYRQDRYVFEAIKAGAKGYLLKDSGADELIAAVRKVADGETLLSPELAVSVLDEFHKFGELPEHPEHKISGLTEREADILRLVAKGASNQEIAHALDVSEKTVRNRLSEIFSKLRLNNRTEAALYALREGIASLRDQS, from the coding sequence GTGACACGACTCCTGCTGTGCGACGACCACGCCATGTTCCGTCAGGGGGTGAGGAGCATCCTCGAGACGGAGGAGGGTCTGCGCATCGCCGGGGAGGCGGCCACCGGCCGGGAGGCGGTGAGACACGCCCTCCAGGTGAAGCCGGACGTCATCCTGATGGACATCCAGATGCCGGAGCTGGATGGGGTAGCGGCGACAAAGGAGATACTGGGCGAGTGGCCGGCGGCCAAGGTCATCATCCTGACCATGTACCGCCAGGACCGCTACGTATTCGAGGCCATAAAGGCCGGCGCCAAGGGGTACCTCCTCAAGGACTCCGGGGCCGACGAGCTCATCGCGGCGGTCAGGAAGGTAGCCGACGGAGAGACCCTGCTGAGCCCGGAACTCGCCGTGTCGGTCCTCGACGAGTTCCACAAGTTCGGCGAGTTGCCGGAGCACCCCGAGCACAAGATCAGCGGCCTCACCGAGCGCGAGGCCGACATCCTCCGCCTGGTGGCGAAGGGCGCATCGAACCAGGAGATCGCCCACGCTCTGGACGTCAGTGAGAAGACGGTTCGAAACAGGCTCTCCGAGATCTTCTCGAAGCTGAGGCTCAACAACCGCACCGAAGCGGCTCTCTACGCCCTCCGTGAGGGGATCGCCAGTCTTCGCGACCAGTCGTGA